In a single window of the Nicotiana tomentosiformis chromosome 10, ASM39032v3, whole genome shotgun sequence genome:
- the LOC104090849 gene encoding protein FMP32, mitochondrial-like, which translates to MAVAKRVFQLGANCGIRLSKSGGIDASKVCSGGLLIDRSQSNGFGSVNFYSSVSSYKSSANKFDYRQISQLAKPNGKRAFLVDTLALVRSLEAQGVPSKQAEAITSAITEVLNDSLENVAHSFVSRAEMQKSEMVQDGNLSKFKSEVQSSQEHHFSLLQRETEKLRNDIEKMRSELRYEIDKLTAGQRLDLNLERGRIRDELANQNAETTNLTNKLDREIHALRAQLEAAKYEVIKYCIGTLVSISAVGLAVLRLYT; encoded by the exons atGGCTGTTGCGAAACGTGTGTTTCAATTAGGTGCTAATTGTGGTATTAGATTGTCCAAATCTGGAGGGATTGATGCATCTAAAGTTTGTTCTGGTGGTTTGTTGATAGATAGGTCACAATCGAACGGTTTTGGTTCTGTTAATTTTTACAGTTCGGTATCATCGTATAAATCGTCTGCTAACAAGTTTGATTATAGGCAGATCTCGCAACTCGCTAAACCTAATGGCAAGCGTGCTTTCCTCGTCGATACTTTAGCTCTG GTCCGGAGTTTAGAAGCACAAGGTGTACCATCAAAGCAGGCAGAGGCAATAACATCTGCTATCACTGAGGTTTTGAATGACAGCTTGGAAAATGTAGCTCATTCTTTTGTTTCACGAGCTGAAATGCAGAAA TCTGAGATGGTTCAAGACGGCAACCTTTCCAAGTTCAAGTCTGAAGTACAAAGCTCACAG GAACATCATTTTTCTCTGTTGCAACGTGAGACTGAAAAGCTTCGGAACGACATTGAAAAAATGCGCAGTGAACTGAG GTATGAGATTGACAAGCTTACTGCCGGCCAACGTTTGGACTTAAATCTTGAAAGAGG acgCATTCGTGATGAGCTTGCCAATCAGAATGCAGAAACTACAAATCTTACAAATAAGCTTGATCGG GAAATTCATGCATTGAGGGCACAACTCGAAGCTGCAAAATATGAAGTGATCAAATACTGTATAGGTACTCTTGTCTCTATCTCGGCTGTTGGTCTTGCTGTGTTACGGTTATACACCtga